The DNA window GGTCACCCTCCAGCATCTCACCGGGCTAAAAGGTACCCAGAGCTTCACATTATCACATTTTCCTTTACTCGTCCTTGTTCCATGGTGTGCAATCATTGGACCTTTCTCcacagaggctgtggagtctcctgctctggagatattcaaacccacctggacgcgttcctgtccaacctgctctgggtgaccctgctttggcagggggttggactggatgatctccagaggtcccttcccacccctacAATTCTGGGATTCTGTAATTCTCCCCCTCTTAAAGAACCCCATCTTCCCTGACTTTTCCTCTTGGGGTGAATCCGTCTTGGACACAGGGTGTGATCCCTGGGAACTGCAGCCCCCTGAGAGGGGGAGAATCTATTTGAAGGGTCTGAACAGAAGCGGTGAGTGGACGAGAGCTGCCGTGGCCGTGTGGGGACTGAGCTGGTGCGATGGGTCCATCTGGTGGCCGGTGCCCCTCTGATCAGCACCGAGACATCAGCGCTCACCAGTGGTGGGggtcctgctcccagctccctgtggccCTGATCATGGGTGAGGGGTTTGGTGAGCAGCACCCCCATATCTTCCCCTGGCCCCTCCAGGGACAGCTTGAAAATGGGATAGGAGAGGGAAAGTCTGCACGTTGGAATCGGTGGGTTAGAAATCTCAGATGGGGACGGGGTGATGGGGAGAGGTTGCAAAAAATGCCACTGCCTGGTTAATCGTTTGGATTGTTAATTAGCTGATTAGCTTTGGCCTGTACACCATCCTCCCTGggaggaaatgttttctgttgctcAGCCTGAAATTCCCAAGCCTCTGCTCCTCCTACGCCCCCAGCGTTCTCGTTGCTCGCTGGAGCATCCCCCAGGCAGGAACGGGCTGGTGGGCCCTGCTCCCGGCCCATCCAGGTCCCGCATCCCTTCGGAGACAGGTGTCAGCACCAGTGGGAGTCAATAATTTAACTCCTTATCAAAAAAGgaagtgagaaaaataaaggaactcTTAGTACAAAATCCAGCCACTTTGGCAACCTGCCACATCCCGGCTCAGCTGCCTGCCGTGGTCCAGATGTCGATGCTCCGGATGATGAGCCACTCGCTCTGGTCCCGGGTGACTCGGATCCTCACGCACTCCACGGGGCCGGGCAGGCCCATCTCCAGCCCCCGCCGCTCCAAGGTCCCCTTCTCGAAGGTGCCCACAGTGGTGTAGGCAGAGCAGTCCTGGCCATCGGCCCGCCGCTGCCGGCCCAGCTCCAGCACCCCTGCATGCAGGAAATCCCCCTGGCGCTCCTCGGAGCCCGTGCGCACCCGCACACGGGTGACATGAGCCGGCTGCTGGAAGATGATGGAGAAGATGCTGCCAGCTGCTGGGTCTTTCCCCCAGAAATACCCCTCTGCTGTGCTGTAAGCCTTGAGGGGCTCGTAGTTCTCGAAGACGGACATGCTGGTGAACAAGACTGCTGGTGGATTGTCCGGAAGGTCCAAGGCATCGGCCTGGAACTCATCGTCCTCCAGCCGGTTGATGGTGCCCTGGAAGGAGGAGTAGAGGCCCATGTGCTGGAAGAGGGAGGGCTTGAAGCGGATGACGTCCTTCTGGGTGAGCAGGAGGCGGAAGTGGACCAGCAGCCAGTCGCAGGGCATCTCCtggtagaagaggaggaggaagcgagCCAGGCGAGGAAGGTCACTGGAGCGATAGAGCTTACCGATGTAGCCCAGCTTGGAGAACTCAAGGGTGGCCCAGTTGGAGCCTTCCTGGGAAGCCAGTGCCTTGCGGATGGCCGTCAAGAAGGACTTGGCGGACCACACGTCATCCTCAATCATCAAGTAGTAGGAGGACAGGTTGGCGGCAAAGGCAAAGAGGAAGGCGTAGTCCACATTCTGCTTGGACCTGAACCTCACCCGCTCCTCTGGGTCGTTGTAATTTCTCTTAAGGCCCTCAAGGGTGGGGTAAAACTCGTGGGGAGCGTGGATAAGCAGGAGCCGTCCCAAGAGGATGTGGTGAGCAAACTTGTGGGCGATGTTGGCGGCCACACGCATGTTCCACGTGGGGTCCGTGTCGGCCAAATGCACCACCACTACCATAtcctgcagctcctcctccgTCGACTGCTTGAAGAGGGACTGGAGTGTGGCTGGGAGGTAGTAGCCACGCGGCCGCCGCACCGACGCCAAACCCACTGCCAAGAATTCTGCAAGGCAGAGGAAAGGCATTAGCTGGGGTGTGTCATGGTGAGCTTTTTCCCTGCAAGCCACAAGGAGGGAGCTCCAAAAAGCTCTCCACATGGCCAACCCACACAGTTATGGCCCCATGTCCAAAGTCAGCAGGTCCTTTCTGAAGCTGAGGCCCCCAGCATCTCAGGAAGTGCCCAAAGGGCAAGTAAAGGCCAGGATGAGAAGTCAGGGGCTCctctgaagaagaaatatttgggGAAAACATCCTAAAAGAAGCAAAACTTGGGGAAGGAACTGTGCAGAGACAGTCTACGGGGCAGGGATGGTTCCATGGCATGGCTGCACATCCTGGAAGCATGCCCGAACCTACTCCAAACCTCGTGGAGATGCAACCACACCGGGATGaggcctcctcctgccctccccgcagcccagctgtCGTAGCATTTGTTCAGCTTCTCTGTAGCTTCGGGTTTGTGCAGCACCGTGTGCGTACAGGACGTCTGGTTTTGGCATGGACTCACATGGGGCTGCCCTGAGCTCCTTCCCATGGTGTTTGCGTGAGAATTGCTCTTCATGCACCCGTCCGAGAGCTTGACCCACATCTCTCACACTGCGTGATTGCCCCGGTGGTCCAGCCTCACCATCTCTATCTTCCTAAGTGGAGAGCAGGAAAGTCTGCCCCAGGGAGATGGGTCTGTCCCAAGGTGCAGCAGAAGCAAGGACCACACTTGGAGCACGCTGACCTTCCTCCACCCCTCCATCTaatccccagccctgcccagttCGGAGTCCCAGAGCCACTCACTTTTATGGGGTGACAGGGAGCCAGCGAGGAGGTGGTAGGAGACATTGTGGAGTGCGGAGAAGTCATCCATGTCCCGGAGGATGCGCTGggctcctgctggctgcagcaTCTGCAGGACCCTGTCTGGGGCCAAGCCCTTAAGCTCCGCCTGGATGGGAGCCGCAGGAAACCACGTCAGACCCCAGAGCACCATGGACACGCGTGAGCAAggtggggacaaggggggacCCAGAAATGAGGGGGAGTCCCTgtcctgccctcccagctcctGGATCGGGAGATTCCCAGGTGCGCAGGGCAAccgcagggagaggagaaggcagagctggggtttgggggtgacacggggcagggaagggagcagagctggggctggggtccctgtggggcaggcagggatggaggatgcTCCAGCGGCCCCTCACGCGGGACATCACCGGTGGGGGACTCACCTCCAGGGGATCCTCTTCCTGCTGGCTGTccccatggaggaggaggaggaggaggaggaaggaggctgcAAGCGCAGCCGTGAGGGAGCGCTTCAGGGAGCATCGCATAGCACCGGGCTGGCACGCTGGGGCCTGCGGGAGGAAAGGGGTGCGTCGGGTCAGGGCACAGAGCAGAGCAAACCCCCATCCCCTGGCCAGGACAGTGGGGGCGGTACCTGGATgcacccccggggctgccccctcTGCCCAGAGCACCTGGGAGTGGCCATGGGGCATCGGGTGGCACCCGGGCACCGTCCCCTttgggcaggcaggggcaggacaCCCCAacccagccaggaaaaaaaaaaacatccaggTAGAAAGTgcaccccagcagccctgccagcacccccggcTGCTGCAACACCCCGTGCAGCAGCCCCCGCAGCCAGAGGCAGAAGAAACGCAGGTGACACACGCCTCGGGGAAGACTTTGGGGTTGGGTGGCACTTCAGGAACAGTCACCAAGAGCTTGGGACTTGGCACCAAGCCCTGGGAAACGCTCGGATCTCAAAGGAGCCCGGGCTGCTCTTCCAGCGCGGCGAGGATGAAGcaggtcccccagcccctcctgcccgctccgctccccgcctgccccccggCAGCCGCCGTCACCCCGTCCCAGCCACGGCCCTTGCGTGGTAGCACACGAAAGCCGTCCCCGAGGGGGGAGAGCGTCACCTTCAGGGAATTTGTACTGCCCTTGAGATACTTTGCCTTGTAGCAGAGGCGTGGCAGGAGGCTAAATGGCTCCTGTGTTTGCCTGGGGTTTTTCCACTATAAATACGACCGGGTCTGCCCTGGAAAAGGGGAAAGTGCAGAGCAATCCGTGCCCAGCCTAGCGGGGCAGAAACAGCCCCATCCAAACTGCTCACAGCGCGGCCGCTTGTTTGGGTCAAAGCGCCTTTGACTGCAGCCACGTGGAGGAAAAGCCCTCCCAAGCCGTAAAATAAAACGCCGAGAAAGCTGCCAGCGTTCCCAAACGAAGGCTGGGCTTTACCCGCGACTTCGCCTTAAATACACCACTGCATCGACTGCCGCCGCGCAGCGGATGCTCCCGGCCCGCCCGCGGTCCCCAAACTGCAGAGGCCGGTGCAGCACCTCTGTTGCCACCATCCTGGATCATGTGCTGGGCttattttaagcagaaaactCCTGTTTTCCAGCCCAAAAGTCCTTTGGGGACTCTGTTAGCACCTCAGTGGGCTGGTGCTCAGCAGG is part of the Larus michahellis chromosome 21, bLarMic1.1, whole genome shotgun sequence genome and encodes:
- the LOC141733814 gene encoding alpha-1,6-mannosyl-glycoprotein 4-beta-N-acetylglucosaminyltransferase-like isoform X2; translation: MRCSLKRSLTAALAASFLLLLLLLHGDSQQEEDPLEAELKGLAPDRVLQMLQPAGAQRILRDMDDFSALHNVSYHLLAGSLSPHKKFLAVGLASVRRPRGYYLPATLQSLFKQSTEEELQDMVVVVHLADTDPTWNMRVAANIAHKFAHHILLGRLLLIHAPHEFYPTLEGLKRNYNDPEERVRFRSKQNVDYAFLFAFAANLSSYYLMIEDDVWSAKSFLTAIRKALASQEGSNWATLEFSKLGYIGKLYRSSDLPRLARFLLLFYQEMPCDWLLVHFRLLLTQKDVIRFKPSLFQHMGLYSSFQGTINRLEDDEFQADALDLPDNPPAVLFTSMSVFENYEPLKAYSTAEGYFWGKDPAAGSIFSIIFQQPAHVTRVRVRTGSEERQGDFLHAGVLELGRQRRADGQDCSAYTTVGTFEKGTLERRGLEMGLPGPVECVRIRVTRDQSEWLIIRSIDIWTTAGS
- the LOC141733814 gene encoding alpha-1,6-mannosyl-glycoprotein 4-beta-N-acetylglucosaminyltransferase-like isoform X1 — its product is MGMAGGWETADAIAGCPVQGEGWGCPKPCSGEGGALRRIPPRVPASPAGSPSARWRGAEDASVRSSSAGGRRGLGVGLCRARNQSPASPGEAARAEHPGETARLPGCRPRAPTHRAAAHPAPACQPGAMRCSLKRSLTAALAASFLLLLLLLHGDSQQEEDPLEAELKGLAPDRVLQMLQPAGAQRILRDMDDFSALHNVSYHLLAGSLSPHKKFLAVGLASVRRPRGYYLPATLQSLFKQSTEEELQDMVVVVHLADTDPTWNMRVAANIAHKFAHHILLGRLLLIHAPHEFYPTLEGLKRNYNDPEERVRFRSKQNVDYAFLFAFAANLSSYYLMIEDDVWSAKSFLTAIRKALASQEGSNWATLEFSKLGYIGKLYRSSDLPRLARFLLLFYQEMPCDWLLVHFRLLLTQKDVIRFKPSLFQHMGLYSSFQGTINRLEDDEFQADALDLPDNPPAVLFTSMSVFENYEPLKAYSTAEGYFWGKDPAAGSIFSIIFQQPAHVTRVRVRTGSEERQGDFLHAGVLELGRQRRADGQDCSAYTTVGTFEKGTLERRGLEMGLPGPVECVRIRVTRDQSEWLIIRSIDIWTTAGS